CGGGCCGCCGCGGCCGGAACCCTCGGGGCAGCCACCCTGGACCATGAAGTCCTTGATCACGCGGTGGAAATTGAGGCCGTCGTAGAAACCGCGCTTGGCGAGGTTGACGAAATTGGCCACGGTCAGGGGGGCCTTGTCGGCCAGCAGGTCCACCTTGATCACGCCCTTGGCGGTGTCGAAGACGGCGGTGACGGTCATTGGTTCATCTCCAGGCGCCCGGAAGGGGCAGTTGACCCGCTATAATAGCCCGTTCGTCCGTCCACTATTCCGCGCCCTGTCCTCCTTCTGGCAGCCGGGTGCGTCTTACCCGATCCCAGAAAACAATGTCCATCCAGAACCTTCGCAACATCGCCATCGTCGCCCACGTCGACCATGGCAAGACCACCCTGGTCGACCAGCTGCTCAAGCAGTCCGGCACCCTTTCCGAGCGCACCGTGCTTGCCGAGCGCGTGATGGACAGCAATGACCAGGAAAAGGAACGCGGCATCACCATCCTGGCCAAGAACACCGCCATCACCTGGCGCGGCAACCGCATCAACATCGTCGACACTCCCGGGCACGCCGACTTCGGCGGCGAGGTCGAGCGCGTGCTGTCGATGGTCGACTCGGTGCTGATCCTGGTCGACGCGATGGACGGCCCCATGCCGCAGACCCGCTTCGTCACCCAGAAGGCCTTCGCGATGGGCTTCAAGCCGATCGTCGTGGTCAACAAGGTCGACCGCCCCGGCGCCCGTCCCGAGTGGGTCGTGGAGCAGGTGTGGGACCTGTTCGACCGCCTGGGCGCCACCCCGGAGCAGATGGACTTCCCGATCATCTACGCCTCCGGCCTGGCCGGCTATGCGGGCCTGACCGAGGACGTGCGCTCCGGCGACATGACCCCGCTGTACGAAGCGATCATGCAGCACGTGCCGGTGCCGCCGGTCGATCCGGAAGGCCCGTTCCAGATGCGCATCAGCCAGCTGGACTACAACAGCTTCGTCGGCGTGATCGGCATCGGCCGCATCCAGCGCGGCACCCTGAAGAAGAACCAGCCGGTGGTCGTGATCGACCGCGAGGGCAAGAAGCGCCAGGGCAAGGTCCTGCAGGTGCTGGGCTTCATGGGCCTGGAGCGCATCGAGCAGGAAAGCGCGCAGGCCGGCGACATCGTCGCCATCTCCGGCATCCAGGAACTGACCATCTCCGACACCGTCTGCGCGCTGGAAGCCCCCGAGGCGCTGCCGCCGCTGACCGTCGACGAGCCGACCATCTCGATGACCTTCCAGGTCAACAACTCGCCGTTCGCCGGCAACAAGGACCTCTCGGGCGGCAAGTTCCT
This genomic interval from Pseudoxanthomonas suwonensis 11-1 contains the following:
- the typA gene encoding translational GTPase TypA is translated as MSIQNLRNIAIVAHVDHGKTTLVDQLLKQSGTLSERTVLAERVMDSNDQEKERGITILAKNTAITWRGNRINIVDTPGHADFGGEVERVLSMVDSVLILVDAMDGPMPQTRFVTQKAFAMGFKPIVVVNKVDRPGARPEWVVEQVWDLFDRLGATPEQMDFPIIYASGLAGYAGLTEDVRSGDMTPLYEAIMQHVPVPPVDPEGPFQMRISQLDYNSFVGVIGIGRIQRGTLKKNQPVVVIDREGKKRQGKVLQVLGFMGLERIEQESAQAGDIVAISGIQELTISDTVCALEAPEALPPLTVDEPTISMTFQVNNSPFAGNKDLSGGKFLTSRQLKERLERETVHNVALKVEQLEDADKFLVSGRGELHLSVLIENMRREGYELAVSRPEVIIKEIDGQLMEPIEQLVVDIEEQHQGGVMEKLGIRKAQLKNMEPDGKGRVRLDYEIPARGLIGFQNEFKTLTQGSGLLFHVFDHYGPKEQGAIAKRPNGVMIANAAGPTPAYALGPLEERGRLFAAEGDNVYEGQLIGIHSKDNDLTVNAIKTKPLTNMRASGKDDAIKLTPALKFSLEQALDFIEDDELVEVTPKEIRLRKKMLTESDRKRASRSA